The Leptospira stimsonii genome includes the window CTTTTTAGAAAATATTTTATATTTTCAGAATATATTATTTTCGGAATATTCTTTCTCATTTTGGCGACGAGCCTTTATCCGGATCGGTTCCAAAGAGAAATGGAAAATCGAACCTATTCATTTCCGCGGAAAAATCTCTTCGGAGAAAACGAAGTCTGTTTTCAGGATCGATTCCGAGAAAGAATTCAAAGTCACCTCAAAGAAGCGGGTTTGGAAAAGAATACAAACCGAATCGCATCCGGCCTTATCTTCGGGGAAGCGAAACAACTTTCCAGGAACTTCAAACAAAAAGCGAAGGAAGGAGGAATCTTACATCTTTTTGCCGCTTCCGGTCTTCACCTCGGAATTTTAATGGGAGTTCAATTTCGACTTCTCAACTTCTTTCCAATTCTCGGATATGCGACGCCAAGGATCGTTCCTCTTCTTACCGGGTTCCTTTATCTATCTGCTTTAGGTTATCCCGTTTCTCTTACGAGGGCATGGATTTTCGCCGGATTACTTTTAATCCAAGGACTTTTCTTTCGAAAACTTAGGCCGGTAGATCTTCTTCTTTCTTCGGCTTGGATTCTTTGGATCTGGGATCCTCCTCGATTCCACTCGGTCTCTTTTTGCCTTTCCTTTGGCGCCGTAGCGGGAATCTTTTTCTTTTCCTATCCTTTACAAATCCCTTTCAAAATTTTTTCCAAGGAGAATCCGATTCTTTCTTTTTTGAAGGAAAATCTGATCGTTTCCTTTTCGGCCGGTTTGGGAACGATGCCCGTTTTACTCTTTTCCTTCGGGGCCTTCAGCTTTGGATCGATACTTCTCAACCTCATAGTGGTTCCGTTAGCCGGGATTTTACTTCCGATTCTTTATCTTTCTTTGCTCTTCCACGAAACGGGAATTCGATTCTTAATAGAATCTTCTTGGTCGATTACGGAATTTTTGATCCAAATTCTTTTTTATCTTTCCGATTCGCTTTCCAAACCTCTCGGATTTTATAGAGAAATGGGGGACGCTCTTTGGGCCGGGCTTCTTGGCTGGCTCCTCCTTTCCTTTCTCGTTTGTTTTTTCGCATACTGGACGGAAAATAAATTTCTAAAGAAGGAAGAAGGAAAAACAGAATTCTTAAATATTCAAAATTTAGAATATATAGATCAAAGAATCCGGAGAACTATTTCGAAAAGAGCGTATCCTTTTTTTTGCTCCTTGTTTTTTCTTTCTGTTTTTGGAATTCATTTTTTTCTCTACATGGCGCCCGATTTGTTTCCAAAAGAAAATCGTATCGTTTACAATCGATTCTTCTTTCTCCTTCGAAACGGAGATTCCCTATTTTTCTCTGGAAAGTGTAAATACGCGAATAAGAAGATCGCAAACGCCTTTCGAACTTCTAAAAATATCTTCTGCAATTCGTTTGGCGGAAAAGACCTAAATAAAATCTTCGTGGATGACGAATCTTGTTTGAGCTGGGCATTCCTCTGTTCCCGCGAATCTTTTCATTCGGAGCTCCTCTATTCCGGTCGGGACGCCGATCTTTGGAATCTCGTAAGCAAGATTCCTCTCAAAAAGTCGAAACCGGTACGTGAAATTCCTCTCTCGAGCGATTCTAAGATTCTATTCTTTCATACAAAAAAAGATTCTCTGTCTTCCCTTGTTCAGAAAACACGATTCGGAAAAGGTTGGATTCTTCTGGAAACCCCGTTCGGGAGCAAGGATCGCGCGGAAGTCTGGAATCAAAATCGAAAACTGCTTGGGCTTTCGGAGAGTTGGGTGTTTCTGGAGAAAGATGAACTCCAGAGAATACCCCTTTCGAAAAGTTTCTGAAATTCGGAAATTTCTGGAATCCAAGTCCTCGGCTCCACTTAAAAAATGGGGACAGAATTTTCTCATCGATCCCAATGCGATCCAAATCATCCTCTCCGGTTTGAGCCAAGATCTGCTTCCGTCCATCGATCGAATTTTGGAGATCGGTCCGGGCCTGGGCGCGATCTCTCACGGTCTTTTGGATTTTCACAAACCGGTCACACTTTTTGAAATCGATCCCGTTTACGCGACTTGGTTGCGCGAATATCTTCCGGAGTTTGAACTCAGAGAAGGAGACGCGCTCGGGTTTCTTCCGGAGTATGCGGATCAAAAGGTTTATCTTTTCGGAAACCTTCCTTATTATATTTCCTCCGAACTTACCCTGAGCGCGGTGAAAAATCTAAAAGGTCTCATCGGCGCGACCTTTCTTGTACAAAAGGAATTTGCAAAAAGAATCTCGAACGAGGCTTCTTCGATCCAATTCTACTTATCCGCTTACGGGAATTGGAAACTCAAAAAAGACATCAAAGCCGGAGCTTTTTATCCGAGACCGAACGTGGATTCTTCCGTTTTGGAATTCAGAGCCAAACCCGCGTTTGGCGACGAGTTCGGATTTATTGCTCTTGAATGTCTATGTAGAATGGCGTTTTGGGGAAAACGAAAAAAATTGACTTCCTCTTTTCGGGACGCACCTGTCACTTCACTTCCACTCGAAGTGCAAACGTCGAAGAATTTCTCGGAAGAATCGTTTCGAGCGGAATGTTTTGGAGCGTTGGAAAACGCAAAGATCGACGCGGATAAAAGACCGGAAGAATTAAAACCGAAGGATTTTCACGAAGCCGCTACGTTTCTTTCCGTTTTCCTAAAAGAAATGTTAGGAAAGAATTCTTAGGACTTCTTATTAAAATCCTTATATTCCTGTAAAATTCTCTTCGTAAATTCGGAGAATTCTTCCTCTTTTTTAAAACCGAAATGCTGAAGAACCGAAGTCTGAATCAAAGAATAATCCGCGAGACCTTGCGA containing:
- a CDS encoding ComEC/Rec2 family competence protein, yielding MGKHFRNWQPCSSFSKFCFGTLLGICIQWIFPQTGLFWMGISILLISVGTLFRKYFIFSEYIIFGIFFLILATSLYPDRFQREMENRTYSFPRKNLFGENEVCFQDRFRERIQSHLKEAGLEKNTNRIASGLIFGEAKQLSRNFKQKAKEGGILHLFAASGLHLGILMGVQFRLLNFFPILGYATPRIVPLLTGFLYLSALGYPVSLTRAWIFAGLLLIQGLFFRKLRPVDLLLSSAWILWIWDPPRFHSVSFCLSFGAVAGIFFFSYPLQIPFKIFSKENPILSFLKENLIVSFSAGLGTMPVLLFSFGAFSFGSILLNLIVVPLAGILLPILYLSLLFHETGIRFLIESSWSITEFLIQILFYLSDSLSKPLGFYREMGDALWAGLLGWLLLSFLVCFFAYWTENKFLKKEEGKTEFLNIQNLEYIDQRIRRTISKRAYPFFCSLFFLSVFGIHFFLYMAPDLFPKENRIVYNRFFFLLRNGDSLFFSGKCKYANKKIANAFRTSKNIFCNSFGGKDLNKIFVDDESCLSWAFLCSRESFHSELLYSGRDADLWNLVSKIPLKKSKPVREIPLSSDSKILFFHTKKDSLSSLVQKTRFGKGWILLETPFGSKDRAEVWNQNRKLLGLSESWVFLEKDELQRIPLSKSF
- the rsmA gene encoding 16S rRNA (adenine(1518)-N(6)/adenine(1519)-N(6))-dimethyltransferase RsmA gives rise to the protein MNSREYPFRKVSEIRKFLESKSSAPLKKWGQNFLIDPNAIQIILSGLSQDLLPSIDRILEIGPGLGAISHGLLDFHKPVTLFEIDPVYATWLREYLPEFELREGDALGFLPEYADQKVYLFGNLPYYISSELTLSAVKNLKGLIGATFLVQKEFAKRISNEASSIQFYLSAYGNWKLKKDIKAGAFYPRPNVDSSVLEFRAKPAFGDEFGFIALECLCRMAFWGKRKKLTSSFRDAPVTSLPLEVQTSKNFSEESFRAECFGALENAKIDADKRPEELKPKDFHEAATFLSVFLKEMLGKNS